A section of the Streptomyces sp. SLBN-118 genome encodes:
- the efp gene encoding elongation factor P: MASTNDLKNGMVLKLDGGQLWSVVEFQHVKPGKGPAFVRTKLKNVLSGKVVDKTFNAGVKVETATVDRRDMQFSYMDGEYFVFMDMQTYDQLHIDRKAVGDAANFLIEGFTASVAQHEGEVLYVELPAAVELTIQHTDPGVQGDRSTGGTKPATLETGFEIGVPLFITTGEKIKVDTRSGEYLGRVNS; this comes from the coding sequence GTGGCTTCCACGAACGACCTCAAGAACGGCATGGTGCTCAAGCTCGACGGAGGCCAGCTCTGGTCCGTCGTCGAGTTCCAGCACGTCAAGCCCGGCAAGGGCCCCGCCTTTGTGCGCACCAAGCTGAAGAACGTGCTCTCCGGCAAGGTCGTCGACAAGACGTTCAACGCCGGCGTAAAGGTCGAGACGGCCACCGTCGACCGCCGCGACATGCAGTTCTCGTACATGGACGGCGAGTACTTCGTCTTCATGGACATGCAGACGTACGACCAGCTGCACATCGACCGCAAGGCCGTCGGTGACGCCGCCAACTTCCTGATCGAGGGCTTCACCGCCAGCGTCGCGCAGCACGAGGGCGAGGTGCTCTACGTCGAGTTGCCCGCCGCCGTCGAGCTGACCATCCAGCACACGGACCCGGGCGTCCAGGGCGACCGCTCCACCGGCGGCACCAAGCCCGCCACCCTGGAGACCGGTTTCGAGATCGGCGTCCCGCTCTTCATCACCACCGGTGAGAAGATCAAGGTCGACACCCGCTCCGGCGAGTACCTCGGCCGGGTGAACAGCTAA
- a CDS encoding aminopeptidase P family protein produces MSEVYGVRRDRLRDRCAATGSAGVLVSRPANVRYLAGAAPPGAVLLLGPDEDVLLCPETPTGDFADGRPDEQLRLTILPISAGDPAVAAAEQARTTGVESLAVEEHHLTVARHRALGSVAPRLRIADLGLAVEQQRVVKDEEEIACLRIAAEITDQALGELLESILVGRTERHLALELERRLVDHGAEGPAFPTSVATGLHSGRGGHRPSDRRVEEGDFLSVCVGANYRGYRCEVGRTFVIGTTPAGWQIDLYDLVFAAQRAAREALAPGAAFRDVDHAARQILDAAGHGEGLAPRTGHGVGLEIDEDPQLAPAAMGKLDACVPVTVEPGVHLPGRGGVRIDDTLVVRQEADGGPELLTITTKELLAL; encoded by the coding sequence ATGTCAGAGGTGTATGGGGTCCGCCGCGACCGGCTGCGCGACAGGTGCGCTGCCACCGGCAGCGCCGGGGTCCTGGTCTCCCGTCCCGCGAACGTCCGCTACCTCGCGGGCGCCGCGCCGCCCGGCGCCGTACTGCTGCTGGGCCCTGACGAGGACGTCCTGCTCTGTCCCGAAACACCCACCGGTGATTTTGCCGACGGCCGCCCCGACGAACAGCTGCGGCTGACCATCCTGCCCATCTCGGCCGGCGATCCGGCGGTCGCCGCCGCCGAGCAGGCTCGCACCACGGGCGTCGAGTCGCTCGCCGTCGAGGAGCACCACCTGACCGTCGCCCGCCACCGGGCTCTGGGCTCGGTCGCGCCGCGGCTGCGCATCGCCGACCTCGGCCTTGCCGTCGAACAGCAGCGGGTCGTCAAGGACGAGGAGGAGATCGCCTGCCTGCGCATCGCGGCCGAGATCACCGACCAGGCCCTCGGCGAACTGCTCGAGTCGATCCTGGTCGGCCGCACCGAACGGCACCTCGCCCTGGAACTGGAGCGGCGGCTCGTCGACCACGGCGCCGAGGGTCCGGCCTTTCCGACCTCGGTCGCCACCGGGCTCCATTCGGGCCGAGGGGGTCACCGCCCCAGCGACCGCCGCGTCGAAGAGGGTGATTTCCTTTCTGTTTGCGTCGGCGCGAACTATCGCGGCTACCGCTGCGAGGTCGGCCGTACGTTCGTCATCGGGACGACGCCGGCGGGCTGGCAGATCGACCTGTACGACCTCGTATTCGCCGCTCAGCGGGCCGCCCGCGAGGCTCTCGCACCGGGCGCCGCGTTCCGCGACGTGGACCACGCGGCCCGTCAGATCCTGGACGCGGCGGGCCACGGCGAGGGTCTCGCACCCCGCACCGGGCACGGCGTCGGGCTCGAAATCGACGAGGACCCGCAGCTCGCCCCTGCGGCCATGGGTAAACTGGACGCTTGTGTGCCGGTCACCGTCGAACCGGGGGTCCACCTCCCGGGACGGGGCGGTGTCCGGATCGATGACACGCTCGTCGTGCGCCAGGAGGCGGACGGCGGACCCGAGCTACTCACCATCACGACCAAGGAGCTGCTCGCGCTCTAG